A region of Lycium barbarum isolate Lr01 chromosome 3, ASM1917538v2, whole genome shotgun sequence DNA encodes the following proteins:
- the LOC132633509 gene encoding ABC transporter B family member 19-like encodes MAHSEFSSSTTRQRRHTTPVVSQQPSTSFSMSMSSSYNFSRGRNPTPASPFSSDNDRSWQGELSWQFEPTGWRDNRDLSAALSPWTATDASFTSATNGSRIFRRSANDYYLSRSTNGVFHSFINPSYDQSYSGHQTSGRLELQSFDSRANENSYTSRSHVSREYKGKPRKSSRLTTITEGTSAGKGGPLAVKDELQLIDFDRTEDVERQFQIGRSSVRNHDILRGHNGHVIQMGHSFKNETSDCDVKCVDHVYEEQSHHVQYSRQSNLELYGNDLYDIDIDKNPAIHDEENGEDDRAAPKQVGLLSLFKYSTKLDIVLLLLGCIGALINGGSLPWYSYLFGNFVNKIALDKDKDRMMKDVEMVCVLMTGLTAVVMIGAYLETTCWRLVGERSAHRIRTKYLRAVLRQDIGFFDTELNTGEIMHGISSDVAQIQEVMGEKMAHFVHHIFTFINGYAVGFRRSWKVSLAVFAVTPLSMFCGLAYKAIYVGLTLKEEESYRKAGSIAEQAMSSIRTVTAFVAEDYLDAKYVESLEKSRSLGAKVGFAKGAGIGVIYLVTYATWALAFWYGSILVAKGELSGGEAIACFFGVNVGGRGLALSLSYFAQFAQGTVAATRVFEVIDRVPEIDPYSPEGRRLSTIRGNIEFKCVTFAYPARPTVQILQSLNLVVPASRTLALVGISGGGKSTIFALIERFYDPVQGLITLDGHDIRTLQVKWLRTQIGMVGQEPVLFGTSILENVLMGKENATKKEAMAACVAANAHSFISRLPEGYDTQVGDRGTQLSGGQKQRIALARAMVQDPKILLLDEPTSALDPESEAIVQRAIDKISKGRTTLVIAHRLATVRNAHTIVVLDRGSVVETGNHDQLMEKAGAYFGLIKLASEAVPKTTSKEGDVPKEMEFSAYEKSNYDVAREKSVYEISRSKYLEEEEGEQAKMKSYRFSELWKLQRPELIVLLVGLIMGMFAGAILSLYPLVLGQALKVYFYTDMSRLKREVGYLCLILVGLGFGCIFAMVGQQGFCGWAGTRLTMRVRSFLFKSILKQEPGWFDLDENSTGVLVSRLSMDCVSFRSALGDRFSVLLMGLSSAAVGLGVSFKLEWRLALLATAVTPFTLGASYLTLIINVGGKLDNSSYAKASSIAAGAVSNIRTVATFSTQEQIVKSFEQALSEPKRTSVRRSHMLGLALGISQGAMYGAYTLTLWFGAYLVKQGYTNFGDVYKIFLILVLSSFAVGQLAGLAPDTSMASTAIPAVLAIINRRPSIGNDRVKGKKIEVSKPFDIEFKMVTFAYPSRPDVIVLRNFTLKIRGGTMVALVGASGSGKSTVIWMIQRFYDPNQGRVLMEGVDLRELNLKWLRRQTALVSQEPALFAGTIRENIAFGKHNASWAEIEEAAKEAHIHKFISGLPQGYETEVGQSGVQLSGGQKQRIAIARAILKKSKLLLLDEASSALDLESEKHVHDALRKISKRATTVVVAHRLSTIREASVIAVVKEGTIAEYGSHDKLMASHLDGLYASLVRAETEALAFS; translated from the exons ATGGCTCATTCCGAGTTTTCGTCTTCCACCACTAGGCAGAGGCGCCATACTACACCTGTGGTGTCACAGCAACCCTCCACATCATTTTCAATGTCAATGTCTAGCTCTTACAACTTTAGCCGTGGCCGCAATCCGACACCTGCTAGTCCTTTTTCCTCTGATAATGACAG GTCATGGCAAGGCGAGCTTTCTTGGCAGTTTGAGCCAACAGGGTGGCGAGATAATCGCGACCTTAGTGCAGCATTAAGTCCATGGACAGCAACTGATGCTTCTTTCACTTCAGCAACAAATGGCAGTAGGATTTTCAGGAGATCAGCTAATGATTATTACTTATCACGGTCGACTAATGGCGTTTTTCATAGCTTCATTAATCCATCTTATGATCAGTCTTATTCTGGCCACCAGACATCTGGAAGGCTTGAGCTTCAAAGTTTTGATTCCAGGGCTAATGAGAATTCGTATACCTCAAGGAGTCATGTCTCTCGTGAATATAAGGGAAAGCCCCGCAAATCTTCAAGATTGACAACAATTACAGAAGGGACTAGTGCTGGAAAAGGTGGTCCGTTGGCTGTGAAAGACGAGCTCCAGTTGATAGATTTTGACAGAACAGAAGATGTTGAAAGGCAATTCCAGATTGGCAG GTCAAGTGTTCGTAATCATGACATTCTTAGAGGTCATAATGGACACGTCATTCAGATGGGACATAGCTTCAAAAATGAAACCTCTGATTGTGACGTGAAATGTGTTGATCATGTTTACGAGGAGCAGAGCCACCATGTTCAATATTCTAGACAATCAAATCTCGAGCTGTATGGAAATGATttgtatgatattgatattgacAAGAATCCTGCAATACACGATGAAGAAAATGGAGAAGATGATAGAGCAGCTCCTAAACAAGTTGGGTTACTGAGCTTGTTCAAATACTCAACCAAGTTGGATATAGTACTATTGCTATTGGGTTGTATTGGGGCTCTAATAAATGGAGGATCacttccttggtattcttatctTTTTGGTAATTTTGTAAACAAAATTGCCCTGGACAAAGACAAAGACCGGATGATGAAAGATGTGGAAATG GTGTGTGTGCTAATGACTGGACTAACAGCAGTAGTCATGATTGGAGCATACTTAG AGACAACTTGTTGGAGATTAGTGGGAGAGCGATCAGCTCACAGAATAAGAACCAAGTATCTAAGAGCTGTTTTGCGACAGGACATTGGATTTTTTGACACAGAACTGAATACTGGTGAAATTATGCACGGAATTTCAAGTGATGTCGCACAAATCCAAGAAGTGATGGGAGAAAAG ATGGCACATTTTGTTCACCACATCTTCACTTTCATCAATGGCTACGCAGTTGGTTTTAGAAGATCATGGAAAGTTTCCCTGGCAGTTTTTGCAGTTACACCATTGTCTATGTTCTGTGGCCTTGCATATAAAGCCATCTATGTTGGCCTCACACTGAAAGAAGAG GAATCTTATAGAAAAGCTGGCAGCATTGCAGAGCAAGCAATGAGTTCAATTAGGACCGTAACTGCTTTTGTAGCAGAGGACTATTTAGATGCAAAATATGTTGAATCTCTGGAGAAATCCAGGAGTTTGGGGGCAAAGGTTGGGTTTGCTAAAGGGGCAGGAATTGGAGTTATTTATTTAGTTACTTATGCGACATGGGCGTTGGCTTTCTGGTACGGTTCAATCCTTGTAGCAAAGGGAGAGCTTTCAGGTGGTGAAGCCATTGCTTGTTTCTTTGGTGTTAATGTAGGAGGCAG AGGCTTGGCTCTATCCCTATCTTATTTTGCTCAGTTTGCCCAAGGAACTGTTGCAGCTACCAGGGTATTTGAAGTTATAGACAGGGTGCCAGAGATAGATCCCTATAGTCCagagggaagaaggttgtcaactATAAGAGGGAATATTGAATTTAAATGTGTTACCTTTGCATACCCGGCTCGTCCAACTGTCCAGATTCTCCAGTCTCTTAACTTAGTTGTTCCAGCTTCTAGGACACTAGCATTAGTGGGCATCAGTGGAGGTGGAAAGTCAACAATTTTTGCTCTTATAGAAAGGTTTTATGATCCTGTTCAGG GTCTTATTACCTTGGATGGTCATGATATAAGAACTTTGCAAGTGAAGTGGCTGAGGACTCAGATAGGTATGGTTGGTCAAGAACCAGTACTATTTGGGACAAGCATACTTGAAAATGTGTTGATGGGAAAAGAAAATGCTACCAAGAAAGAGGCTATGGCTGCTTGCGTTGCAGCAAATGCTCACAGCTTTATCTCAAGACTTCCAGAAGGCTATGATACACAG GTTGGAGACCGAGGAACCCAACTCTCTGGAGGACAAAAGCAGCGGATTGCTCTTGCTCGAGCAATGGTTCAAGACCCAAAAATTCTTCTTTTAGATGAGCCAACAAGTGCCTTAGACCCCGAGTCTGAGGCCATTGTACAACGGGCCATTGACAAGATCTCCAAGGGCAGAACCACGTTAGTGATTGCTCATAGATTAGCAACAGTAAGAAATGCTCACACTATAGTCGTTCTTGATCGTGGTTCAGTTGTTGAGACAGGTAACCATGATCAGCTAATGGAAAAGGCTGGGGCATATTTTGGCCTCATCAAGCTTGCTTCAGAAGCAGTCCCAAAAACTACGTCAAAAGAGGGAGATGTTCCAAAGGAAATGGAATTCTCTGCCTATGAGAAATCAAATTATGATGTGGCAAGAGAAAAAAGTGTATATGAAATCTCAAGATCAAAGTACCTAGAAGAGGAAGAAGGAGAGCAAGCAAAGATGAAGAGCTACCGTTTCTCAGAATTATGGAAACTGCAGCGACCGGAGCTGATAGTGCTATTAGTAGGGCTAATTATGGGTATGTTTGCAGGTGCAATTCTCTCCCTCTATCCCTTAGTTCTAGGGCAAGCACTTAAAGTATACTTTTATACAGACATGTCAAGATTGAAAAGGGAAGTTGGATACCTCTGCTTGATACTAGTTGGTCTTGGATTTGGGTGTATATTCGCTATGGTAGGCCAGCAAGGGTTCTGTGGTTGGGCTGGTACTAGACTCACCATGAGAGTTAGAAGTTTCTTGTTTAAATCTATACTCAAACAAGAACCTGGTTGGTTTGATCTCGATGAGAATTCCACCGGAGTTCTAGTGTCGAGGCTTTCTATGGATTGTGTCAGTTTCAGGTCTGCTCTTGGTGATAGGTTTTCTGTCCTGCTAATGGGTCTGAGCTCAGCAGCTGTTGGACTTGGCGTGTCATTTAAACTTGAATGGAGATTAGCTCTTTTGGCGACTGCTGTAACGCCATTTACTCTAGGAGCAAGCTATCTCACTTTGATTATAAATGTAGGAGGGAAACTAGACAACAGCTCATACGCTAAAGCTAGCAGTATTGCTGCAGGTGCTGTGTCAAATATAAGAACCGTGGCGACATTCTCAACTCAGGAACAAATAGTTAAATCATTTGAACAAGCTTTATCTGAGCCCAAGCGAACATCGGTTAGAAGGTCACATATGCTTGGTCTAGCACTAGGCATTTCTCAAGGTGCAATGTATGGAGCATATACACTGACTCTATGGTTTGGTGCTTACTTGGTAAAGCAAGGCTACACAAATTTTGGCGACGTGTATAAGATATTTTTAATACTTGTGCTGAGTTCGTTTGCTGTTGGACAACTTGCTGGCCTTGCCCCGGATACTTCTATGGCTTCAACTGCAATACCCGCTGTTCTTGCTATCATTAACCGTAGGCCTTCAATAGGCAATGACCGCGTAAAAGGAAAAAAGATTGAAGTATCAAAGCCATTTGATATAGAGTTTAAGATGGTCACATTTGCATATCCATCAAGGCCAGATGTTATAGTGTTGAGAAACTTTACGCTTAAGATCAGAGGTGGGACAATGGTAGCATTAGTTGGAGCAAGTGGATCGGGAAAGTCAACAGTGATATGGATGATACAGAGGTTTTACGACCCAAATCAAGGGAGAGTACTAATGGAAGGGGTTGATCTGAGGGAGCTGAATTTGAAGTGGTTGAGAAGGCAGACAGCCCTGGTCAGTCAAGAACCGGCCCTATTCGCTGGCACCATTAGAGAGAATATTGCATTCGGCAAGCATAATGCTTCATGGGCTGAAATTGAAGAAGCAGCAAAGGAAGCTCACATTCATAAATTTATCAGTGGGCTTCCTCAAGGGTATGAAACAGAG GTCGGTCAGAGTGGCGTTCAGTTATCAGGTGGACAGAAACAGAGGATAGCAATTGCAAGAGCCATACTGAAGAAATCAAAGTTGCTCCTACTAGATGAAGCTAGCAGTGCATTGGACTTGGAATCGGAAAAGCATGTTCATGATGCACTTAGGAAGATTTCCAAGAGGGCTACCACAGTTGTGGTAGCTCATCGGCTTTCTACAATTAGAGAAGCCAGTGTGATTGCTGTTGTGAAGGAGGGCACAATAGCAGAATATGGAAGCCATGACAAACTCATGGCTTCCCACCTTGATGGTCTATACGCTAGCTTAGTTCGCGCAGAAACAGAAGCCTTAGCATTTTCTTAA
- the LOC132631540 gene encoding uncharacterized protein LOC132631540 has product MTALVPGVLIKLLQSMQSNKKVRGEYRSILLKVISIVPALNGSELWPNLGFFIKVSGSSHSTYVTLSKEENELLLNNKLQLPQFFYFDKMEPGTPVPVLVGVRPLPGRHLFLGNPKDLMQMLEPSVVIVRNDQEDINGSKLNVSPELNKENTRNRFVIKERKMVVSSRYMRGVLTSNTKIGWLGQGTGAKGIENESSGAGKKAIPLNGKPVELKRQGILRRGILASLVAAEAQEEAKEAAKLLHCLRKFAELCTSASPESPHIYLSKIFTLNDLIDRPSGKTKELTPDNFATKLSVQEKVKEGKMTCFLNGKTTSKSLKPSIKLSGAEKLEWAKGDSSKDIKELRELLLNEIKSWFLKFLEGALEVGFWQNKQEQKTKASVPRQTESKNQIAFTLSQLKHANEWLDKIICCAFSVQKRPSKMDCFALVTVEVGQPKRKCLNTISGKKEILYQMQPKSHKDRPPTPIGLSKSIQNLN; this is encoded by the exons ATGACAGCCCTCGTACCAGGAGTACTGATTAAGCTTCTCCAGAGTATGCAGTCCAATAAAAAAGTTCGCGGGGAATATAGATCAATCCTTTTAAAAGTAATCAGCATTGTCCCTGCTTTGAATGGATCAGAACTGTGGCCAAACCTCGGTTTCTTTATTAAAGTCTCAGGTTCTTCTCATTCGACATATGTTACATTGTCTAAAGAGGAGAATGAGCTCCTATTGAACAACAAATTGCAACTACCCCAGTTCTTTTATTTTGACAAAATGGAGCCTGGTACTCCAGTTCCAGTTTTAGTAGGGGTGAGGCCACTTCCAGGGCGACATCTGTTTTTAGGTAACCCGAAGGATTTAATGCAAATGTTGGAACCCTCTGTGGTCATTGTTCGAAATGATCAGGAAGATATAAATGGTTCGAAGTTGAATGTGTCACCTGAATTGAACAAAGAGAACACAAGGAACAGATTTGTTATCAAAGAGCGAAAGATGGTTGTTTCTTCTAGGTACATGCGAGGAGTATTAACCTCGAACACAAAGATTGGATGGCTTGGTCAAGGTACTGGTGCGAAAGGCATTGAGAATGAGAGCAGTGGAGCTGGTAAAAAGGCCATACCTCTGAATGGGAAACCAGTAGAGCTTAAACGTCAG GGGATACTTAGAAGGGGAATATTAGCTTCTTTAGTAGCAGCAGAAGCTCAAGAAGAAGCAAAGGAAGCAGCAAAACTTCTTCATTGCCTCAG AAAGTTTGCTGAACTGTGCACCTCAGCATCACCAGAAAGTCCCCATATATATCTCTCCAAAATTTTCACACTTAACGATCTCATTGATCGACCCAGTGGTAAAACAAAGGAGCTAACCCCAGATAATTTTGCTACCAAATTATCTGTTCAAGAGAAGGTGAAGGAAGGGAAGATGACATGTTTCTTGAATGGTAAAACTACAAGTAAGTCTTTGAAGCCTTCTATCAAACTTTCTGGGGCTGAAAAGCTAGAGTGGGCAAAAGGAGACAGTTCCAAAGACATCAAGGAACTAAGAGAGCTTCTTTTAAATGAAATTAAGTCTTGGTTTCTCAAATTCTTGGAGGGAGCACTTGAAGTTGGCTTCTGGCAGAATAAGCAAGAACAGAAAACAAAAGCAAGTGTTCCACGCCAAACAGAGTCAAAAAATCAAATAGCTTTCACATTATCACAGCTTAAGCATGCAAATGAATGGTTGGACAAG ATTATTTGTTGTGCTTTTTCAGTACAGAAAAGGCCAAGCAAAATGGATTGTTTTGCTTTGGTGACTGTTGAAGTTGGGCAGCCAAAAAGGAAATGCTTAAATACTATTTCGGGGAAGAAGGAGATACTCTACCAAATGCAACCTAAAAGTCACAAAGACAGGCCACCCACCCCCATTGGCCTATCAAAAAGTATTCAAAACTTGAACTGA
- the LOC132633510 gene encoding 25.3 kDa vesicle transport protein SEC22-1, with protein sequence MVKLTLIARVTDGLPLAEGLDDGRDVPDADFYKQQVKALFKNLSMRQNDASRMSIETGPYIFHYIIEGHVCYLTMCDRSYPKKLAFQYLEDLKNEFERVNGSQIETAARPYAFIKFDTFIQKTKKLYQDTRTQRNISKLNDELYEVHQIMTRNVQEVLGVGEKLDQVSQMSSRLTSESRIYADKAKDLNRQALIRKWAPVAIVLGVVILLFWVRTKIW encoded by the exons ATGGTGAAGTTGACTTTGATTGCTCGTGTTACTGATGGACTTCCTTTAGCCGAGGGGCTGGATGATGGTCGTGATGTTCCAGATGCAGATTTCTACAAACAGCAGGTCAAGGCCTTATTCAAGAACCTGTCAATGCGCCAAAATGACGCTTCAAGGATGTCTATCGAAACTGGACCTTATATCTTCCA TTACATCATTGAAGGGCATGTTTGTTATCTGACAATGTGTGATCGCTCTTATCCCAAGAAACTTGCCTTTCAATACCTGGAGGACCTTAAGAATGAGTTTGAGCGCGTCAATGGGAGTCAAATTGAAACTGCCGCTAGACCCTATGCTTTTATTAAATTTG ATACATTCATTCAGAAGACGAAGAAACTGTACCAGGATACAAGAACTCAACGCAATATTTCTAAGTTGAATGATGAGCTTTACGAAGTTCATCAGATAATGACTCGAAATGTACAAGAAGTTCTTGGCGTTGGTGAAAAGTTGGACC AGGTCAGTCAGATGTCTAGCCGTTTGACATCTGAATCCCGGATATATGCTGATAAAGCGAAAGATTTAAATCGTCAG GCTTTGATTCGGAAATGGGCGCCTGTTGCTATTGTCCTTGGAGTTGTCATTCTCCTCTTCTGGGTCAGAACAAAGATTTGGTAA